The DNA region TTTTATTGGCATAGGATTATGTGCATACTCGATTTTTTAGGCGTCATCATTTCGAACAATGGAACTCAGTTCTCTAGCAATACCTTAGTTCATTTATGTCACGACTTGGGAGTTCAAACAAACATAATTTATGTTGTCAATCCACAAACAAATGGGCAAGTAGAATCAACAAACAAGTTAATACATAAGGGGATCAAAAGGAAGTTAGATGAAGCCGAAGGACTTTCGGATAAACAACTACAAAAAATGTTATGGTCATATCACACCACCCCTTATTCAACTACCAAGGAGACTCCTTTTACTATGGTATACAGGGAAAACACCATGCTGCCTGTCAGAATCGACATGCCCTCATGGTAATGTTTTGTGTTCGATGCAGAAGAGAATGAGGTAGGGCTAAGGTGTCGTTGACCTAATCGACGAAACAATAAATGTTTTCCATATCTGGTAATTCACCGCCAAGAAAAGGGTGGCTAGAAGATAcaactccaaattggtccacaGGAAAATGTAAGAGAGTGATCTAGTGTTGAGACAAGTTATCTTGCCTACCCAACAGGGGAAACTACATCCTAATTGGGAAGGACCATATCAAATATACCATAAGCTGCCTCACACAACCCACAAGATCTAGGAGTTAGATGGACAACTCATTCCCAAAACTTGGAACTCAATTAACCTAAGATATTACTATAGTTAATTGGAGAGATGGACATCAATGTATGAATCTCTTTGAAAAGCCTTTATTCTTATTTGCAACATGTTTATTTAGTTCTATAATCGACTTCAACACTACAAGAAAAAATATGTTTTGCGACACATAAATTACGACAGTTCTACTAAAACTGTCGTCCTTCGTCCTTCGATGGACTTGCACATGAAGATCCTTGTTGCTTTCAAAAGGATAATATAAATTCCATACTTCCATCGAAAGATTCTTGTCACCTTTAAGAGGGAAATATAAATGCTAGATTTCCACAAAAAGATCATTGTCACGTTCGAAAGGGCAATATGAACGCTGGATTACACTGAAAAAGGTCTTTGTCAACCCCCAAGGGCAATGTAGACATTATTTTTGTAAGATATCTCCCATATATGCTAAAGTCTCGCTAGAGGGATTCAACTGAAGTCTCGCATGAGTGATTAAACTAAAGTCTTGCTTAAGGGATTCAACTAAAGTCTCATTATAGGGACTTAACTAAAGTCTCACACAAGGAACTCGACTAAAGTCTAGCTCGGGGGACTCAACTAAAGTCTTGCCTGAGGAACTCAGTTTAACGATTGCCCGAGAGATTCAACTAAAATCTCACCATAGGGAATCAACTAAAGTCTCACCTGAGTCGCTACATTTAAGGTCCCATATGAATGATTCCAAGGAAAGAAACAAAGCTAAAACACGTTGCCTTTTCCAAGCCCTCTTGATTGAGGGACCGCGTATTGGTATGTTTATGAGTGAATCGCAAGGGGAGATGTGTAAGGCAAATGATGTGGCATCTCACCCACACACATCCCTCATCACATGTATTCTAGATCGATCATCCATTTACTATATGTGATGCCATTCCCTCGAATATATCACCCATTTTTGAGATGACTCGCCCAACGTGGGAAATGGGGAGAGTGACATGTCCCTAATAATGTGGAAGAATTCGTGGGGGGAATTAACCACAATCTCCTGAATAATAGGGAATTAACTTCCCACTCCCATGTTCTCTTAAAGTTTATTTCTATTCCCAAAGGGTCTAGGATTCAGGCCCATACATGATATCATATTCAGGAATAAATTTCTTGTTTAATTGTTCATTTGTGTGAATAATATATGATATTCCTCTAATCTATTCTTTAATTGTTCATTTGTGTATCATCTTTGGCATTATTTCTTGTTTTGATCAAAGCCCTCATGCCTATTGACATTTTTAAAGCGCTTAATCTTTGTGATAGAAGTTGGAGTAACCAATGTGAATTTATCATTCAAGCTGCCATTACCTCAATCGTTAATACTATCTGGGTAGATCGGAATAATAGTCATTTCAACAACTCTAATATGCACTAGAAAACTACTATTAATTTAATCCATTATGAAGTCTCTTTCATTGGCAACAATATGGTGAAAACTGTTTCCTTTTCCATCAGTGATTTCTCCATCATCAAATGTTTCAAGGTCTCGATTAATCAGTCTAGAGCGCCTAAAATTATTGAGGGCATTTGGTATTCGCATGCATCAGGTGGATAAAGTGCAACACCGATGCTTCGTTCATTAATTCCTCGACATCGTGTGGTGGCCTCTTTCGTAATGAGTTTGGATATTTTTTGATTGGCTTACCCGATTTAGTGGAAGGCTCTTCTGGTTTCATCATTGCTATAAATTTTGCAGTTTAGTTCGATTTTAATAAAGTCTAGTTGGAAACGGGTTCGAAGTTGATTATTCTTGCGTCTCAAGATCCCAATATTATGCCTTGGAACTTAAAAAATAAGTGGTTGAATGCTTTGGTTTTTGTTAGGAAGATGGAGTTCTAGGTTTCCCATATTTTTAGGGGAGAATCAATGCCCCGACTTGTTGGCCTCAAAGGCCTCTCCAGTTCAACCCCATGTCAGGTGGAACACTACCCTTACCTTCCTTGTCTACTTGTTATACCATTTTAAGTTTGGTTTGCCCATATTTAAATATATTGATGTTTAAGTGAATTTTGACCTAGTCCCGTTTTCTTTATTTCAATAGATTTTCTCCTTTAAAAAAACtatcaatttttttatatttttataaaaaattgaCTAAAATATTTATTAAGATATCATAGTTTAAAATTATGATCACTTGCTGTTTTAGTATGGGTTATTCGACCATTTTTCTTTATAATTTGAAGTGGGTATGAAATCAGCGTAAAAGTTTTAAGTTTTTAaatcatattttattttaaaattttgtttaaagtttttttataaaaaatttaaagCTAATTTCTATTTGTTTAATAGTATAAAACTTGGTTCTTTAATTAAGAAATAAATAAGTTTTGATAAAGTTATTTGAATTAactttttatttcaaaattaaaaatgATTTTCTTTTATAAAAATTTATAGTAAATACAGTACttgataaaaaataaattattcaaTTAAGCTTATGCATAAAAAATTTAAAGCTAATTTCCAGTTGTTTAATAGTATAAAACTTAGTtctttaattaaaaaataaataagttTTGATAAAGTTATTTGAACTAactttttatttcaaaattaaaaataatttttaaaattttcaaagaaacactattaaaataataataaatacagtaatggataaaaaataaattattcaaTCAAGCTTATGCATAAAAAATTTAAAGCTAATTTCCAGTTGTTTAATAATTAAAACTTAGTtctttaattaaaaaataaataagttttgataaatttatttgaattaactttttatttcaaaattaaaatgatttttaaaattttcaaacaaacactattaaaataataaaaatgattttcTTTTATAAAACTTTATAGTAAATACAGTAATTGATAAAGAAGGTGGATGTTTAAAACTTTTATAGGATACTCCATCATTTATATATTATATAACTTTTTATCAAAATGTCCTTCATATAGATAATttattaaatgtttaaaaatataataaaaatgtaAAAAAATTGATTATCGATTTTTTTTACAAAGCCTTCCGATACACAAAAAATTAATATTAAACATTGACTACCAAAACTCTTTTGAAAAATACTCCAATACACAATAAAAGTTAAGAAATAATTTTAAAATGAATACCTAATTTTTTTGCAAAATCTTACTGTACgcaaaataaaagaaaaaatataaaaaacTGACTATATGAATTCTTTTGCAAATTCGTACGGTATCCAAAATAATAGttaaaaactattttaaaaaattgattattgaactcttttgcaaagtcttccgatatataaaataaaagtaaaaaatGACAATcgaaatttttttgaaaaattttcCGGTAtgaaaaataaaagttaaaaaattGACTATCAGAATACTTTTGAAAAGCCTtgaaatttataaaataaaaattaatctTAAAAATTAATTACTGAAATTCTTTTGAAAAGTCTTTcaatatataaaataaaattcataaaATATTAAAGAATTAACGAAACTCTGAAAGTTTCTCGAAATATAAAATAAAAGTTACTTTTtctaaaaataataaattaattaaaagtatataaaaataaaattaatatttttaaaaaatacaGAGGTATAGAAATAAAAGTATGAATTTGGGATAAAATTTTCATTTTAAACTTTAGACACCCAACTTTTATACATACACCAAAAGAAAAAGCATAGTAATAAGGAAAATTTTCTGTCACTTATCCTTTGTTGAATATTAATACTCTTTCCgttcatttttaattatttttattttttatttttttcgaaTATCAATGAAGATAATAATTTTTATTATATAATTATTGTTTTACGTACAGTACTCTTAATTGTTTGATCTTTTCTCTCGTTTCAATAAATAATTAAGAATAATtttaacaaaaataataattaataatgCCTTAAATTTTGAAAACgacaaataaaaagaaataaaaatttTACTCAAAAATGACCGTTATAAAGAAACGGAGGGAGTATTGTGTaaacaaaattaatttttaaataattaatatttaattttatttacttaaaaTTTTTTAATTACAAATTTGATTTTTTACTTTAATTAGTTTAAATTTGAAAACTTTTGACTTTCACACATAATTTAGTCAATTTTTTATTTAGTATATTTATAGTTGATTTGTAAGGTTTAATAAAGATTCAAATATGATAAAATGTGACTTTCACAAATGACACACTATTCAAAATTATTACCATAATTTATTTAGTAAGACAATTGTTGTGCGTCAAATTTATTTTAAATGAtattaaatatatttaaatatacatgtaaacttaaaataaaattttaaattataaaatcAATAATAATGATATAAATTAAATTATACTAAATAACTATAAAAAAAAATTTGTGATATAGAATAAAATAGAATATTTGATATTTAAAAATAAAGACTTTGACTTTTAACTAAAAGTAATTATTATTTCATCTTTCTCTTAAAAAATAtcttatttatatttttttttcaatatAATTGTCCATTTACAATAACAGTAATACGTAGTATTTATTTGTTAGtttctttttttattattcaTCAATCATATCATTAAAAGGATTTGAAGAATATGCAAACAAACAACTAAAATCGAAAGgatataatatattaaaaaaaacCCTATAATTTTActaaataaattaaaataattattaattaaaataaaataagtttCATGTTGACAGATTAAAATATATGCTAATTTCATAAGTAAGGTAAAATTAATAGATTAAAATTGTAAGTTAAATTAAAAATACATTTATTCTTATTTCAAACAAATGAttcatttataaaaataatttatttaaaatttaatgaattttttcaatttaaaaacaataataaaatttattttacaaagatataatttaatttaaattatttatataacTTTCGATTCTATATTTtcaattttttgtttttattaataATGAAAATGATATTTCAAAATTGgtatttttaattttatttttattaaaatttgtatttttataaaaataataacacttttaaatttattttaaaattaaaagattaattttaattttttgtaatataaatatatattattaaatattaaaaagatatttgaaatctcatttttttttagaaaaattTTTCAACAATAATTTTTATGAAAACAATTTGAAATTATCTTAAATTTAAGTAAATGTTTTAAATTTTGATATCATAAACAATtatatcaaatgacaaaatatctgaaataaaattttaaaaataaatatttaaattaattgTTTATTGAAcgtttttaaaaaataatatttataaataatttgaAACAAAATTTTGTAATActttaaaattatttttgaaaattatattaataaatatatatattatttattcaataaatttaaaaagcattttttttatattaaagCCTAGAAGGAAGTCATATTTAATAATACAACTAACTTAAAATATATAAAGTTataagttattttattttttatttttggaaCGAAGTTataagttattttattttttatttttggaaCAGAGTTATAAGTTATTTTATATTTCTAATAATATACTAATATTGATTTTCCTATTTATATTCTGTTTGAAGTTTTATTATTTATTGACttattttatatgatttttttaaaaatagaaGTGAAACGGTGAGAACTTGTATAATTTGAAAAGGAGGAGGAATACATATATAGAAAAATGATAGATGCGTATTGAATAAAACTTGATACTAATATTGAAAATAAGTTTGAGAAAGAACGAGACATCCGTGAATAAAGTTTGTTTTATTATATAGTGTGATATGCACGCGCCTGTCACTATCTTTCCTTACGAAATTAAATTAGACAAACCCTATCTTACTTTCCAACCATTATATATACCCTTCATCCTTTCTCTTTCCTCCCACCCAAACACTTCTCTTTTTCTCTCTCTAAAACTCTCTTTTCTATTTTCTACCTATTTTCTTTCTCTCCAATGGAGAATTCCACCGACAAGAGAAAGCGGGTTCATAACGAGTCATCTGACTCGGTTGATTCAGAAGCTCACTGTGTCGACTCGGTTGAAGTTAAGATTCGAAAGGTTGACACTGTTTCTGATGTTAATGTTAACTCGTCCGAGTCCGAGTCTCAGCTGACGCGAGTTGACTCGTTTGAGTCGTGTCTTGACTCGGTTTTTGACTCGGATGTTCAGCTTCATCAAGATGATATTTTTCATATGCTTGATGATGCTGAAAATGTTCCGGAACAGACTGAGCGTGACTCGGTGGTGGGTCTTGACTCGGTTATCAAAAGCTTTGAGGAAGAGATTCTTACTCCGGGTTTTGAACCGGATCAGATCGGACCGGTTCAGACCGGATCGATTCAGATGACTGGCTTAGGCGAGATGCAGAATGATTTGGGTTACTTATTCGAGGCCTCTGATGATGAACTTGGGTTACCTCCGACAGTGGTTTCATGTGATGAACCGGGTCGGACTGAACCGGAAAATGTGGACTTGACCGGGTTTCTGGGGTTTGAAGATGACTTAACCTGCAATGATGGGTTTGGTTTTGGAGCCGGGTTGTTGCCCGAGTTAGAGGGTGGAAATATCGGTGCTGGAGATTTTGTGACCGGGGATGGGTTGTTTGATTTTAGTGAACCGGCGGTGGATGTTTTGTGGCCGTCGGAGTCGCTACAAGCTATGTAGGATCTGGCGTTTGAGATTTTGGGGTGGAAAATGTAAATCTGAGAAAATGTTGGGTTAAATTTAGGAGGAGGAAAAAATGAAGATTAGAAAAGTAGGTGATAGATGTGAAAAGTTTTTAGGATTAAGATTTGTTATGGTTCTTTTGTTTAAatttaattgaaaaaaaaaaactGGTCTCAGATTATGCTAATTGTTTTTTTCGCTGCTTTCTTTTTCTGATTTAAACTATGTGGTCTAGGAAAGTTATAAATTAAATTAACTAAAATAGAGAATGAtagtaaaataaaaaatatttccTAATAAATATTTGAAGAAGGACAAACCTTAGTTATTAATTTAAATGTTTTAAAATTTTTGAAGACAAATTGTTCTCTCTCTTTTTCTTCACAaagttaaatatatttttaagaaaaagaaaaacaaaacagATCTGGGAAACATAAACCaataaaataaaaaggaaaattAGTTTGATGAGTAGTAAGAGTTCCACTTTTAAAACAAAGTACTTATATTTTTGAATTTGAGACCCCACTGAGGAAAACATTTAATATTATTccttcaattttcaaatttcttttaatttaaataattgtTATCCAGGTAGATCTAAGcagattttttattttttattttattttttaattaatattatttttgttatttttaatataagatatttttgtaaaaatattattattattattattttaatttatgtAAAATTGTTAACTAATCACGTTAGGACAGATACAGAGAAAGTAACGATCGGATGACTTTTATcatttttaaataaatatattGAAATTGTGAATTTACCCTAGATTTATTCATTTCAATTTTAAAAATATTGAATTTATCGTGGTGTTCAAATCTAAAAATGAAAACTCGATCTATATAAAAAATACTACCAAACTCAACTTTATCTTTCGTGtatatatatatgtgtatatatatatatatatatatatatatatatatatatatatatatatatatatatatatatatatatatatatatatatatatatatatatatatatatatatatatatatatatatatatatataatttaaataGTAATTATAttagtttaatttatttattttcttattttcgTTGTTTCAATAATACTTATCAATCTTATTTGCTTATTAAAAAATCTTATTATATAATATTAACTTTTAAAATATTATACATTATATATTATATCAAATTTTTATCTAATAATATTTTTATCATattaataaataatataatttGTAATTTATCAAAAATCGATCCAAATTAAAACACATTAAATTGGAGCAgactatttttttttaatatatcCTAAATTCAATCGAATTGAAAATAATTTTATCTTTGAATTTAATAAGTTTTTAATCGGATATGGATCACTCCTAATCTCCACAATTGTATTTTACAATTTTAATCAATATTTTTTGAGCTTAATTATGAATCTTTCTATTTTATCTAATCACATAATCAATTATCTTATTTTAGTATAAAGAATTTTGATTCTCTTTACATGTTTTTGAGATGTTTCtatttttaaattataatttttttaaaaaacatAACGTAACTATcgtatataaatatattataaatttttttataaataaaaataataaaaaaataaatattctatcaatttttaataaaaaaCATAAAAGAGGATAAAAAACCGTTtgaattataaaataataattgAATACTGTAGGACCCGTTCAACATACTTTTTTTTGTAAACATTTTAAAAATCACAAATAGAAAGTAAATCTGAACAAATGTTATAATTGACAATTTTTTTATTGATTAGTCAATCTacatatatatttttaaaattctAAATATAGAAAAACATATAATagtatttttttatttaataaaaataataataaacaataTTTAAATTGAAAAATACACACCTAGTCGGCATAAAGTTAGCTTTAAGTCAAAAAATTCTAGAATTCTTCTTGCTACCATATTTAACAGCAAATATAATCttatgcaatttatttttatCCATAAATATTCCTAAATTAGCATAGActcttaatttattttattaactttttattttttttgaatttctttttcAAATAGTTTTAGAGTTTATAATATTTTCActtttcacttttcatttttttttattatttttactaaaatttatttttatcctttaaaattcattaaatttaaaatataacAAATATGTTTAGATTGATATAACTAgtaaaaatattaatttaaaaaattataaatatattAATGCAACACGTCCTCTATTACTATCTTCCTACTCCAACTTTATTATTACTAGTCTGATATATAAATTTACATATATGCGTTAAAAAGGTTTTACttctatattttattttatataaatatttaaaatattttacATGTAATTATTGTtatgtttaaaaataatttaataaaatataaaaatatgaTAAATTCATTAAATATTACTCCTTTTAAttctatttataaaaaaaattaatttttaaatataattaataaCTAATGTATATGAATATATTGTTTgtttaaaaatttcaaaaataatttttttaataaataagatcaaagaaaaaaattaaaaaaataattttatttgttGAGTATGAATCGTGAACAATAAAAGTGTCCGTatattttaagaaaataaaaataataaatcaTGTACGGTTAGTAGCTATGGAGTTTGTCGTTTTGCTAGACACCACACCACACCACCAACCAGTTCTGTAATTGTACGCACTAGGCAGAGAGTAACGGAGAATCCCAAGATAAAGCATCCACCTCGTTATCAATGTGGTGGTTCGTCATGATATTGTCCTATATAACacatggctttcatgcaaacagagTAGTAATGTTGTCAACATAATTCAAACTTTTCATTTTCTGGTTTTTGtgttgtttttattgttttttttcCTAGTACTATTTTATCTGCATGCACAAAAATTCTAGATTTTTTACCCAACTACCACCTCCTTTCCTACTATATTTCTATTATGCCACCCTTTCCAATTTGATTCTTAAATTACTATAATTTGAAATTGGCGAACTTTTAATTATATTTTACAAGTTGTTGATTAAAATGAAAAATTTGTAGAAAAATTCCACAAAgaatttaaatataattttaaaaaagTAGAATAAGAGGATAAATGACGGACCCACTtcaaaattatatatatatttatttaaaacTATGATAACTTGAGAATTGTATTAAAAATGATGTATAATAGAATAAAGTTGAAAAGGAGTGGTAGGTGGTGGGTAAATAAATTAAAATTGTAAATTATTAttgaataattaaaatataaaatataaaatttaattCAAGTGTGATGACGAAATCAAAAAGAGGAAAAATGACAATATAAAAAATGTAGGAAAAGTTGATGTTTActttttaagaatttttttttaaaatttttgtTGTTGTTCATTTACAAAATTCAAGATAATATTAATTGTATTTTATCAAAATTAcacttaaataattattatagAGAGAAAAAAAGCAAAATGAATGTagtaataaataattaagggtattatagataaaatgaaaattattattgaaaaaataacaataatgattagGTCTTTTGGTATcagtaaaaaataaaaaaatgacacttaaaaagaaacggaGGAATATGAGGGATTACTGTTAAAATTTATTGTGAGTTGGGTTATGAAGTTCACCAAACTAAGAGTAAATATTAAGattgaattatttttgaaaaaatattaattaattatttaaaaaaagtCGTCACATCACAACATCTTAATTAGGGGTGGTAAAATGGATTGTAGTGTCCATGCAACCGTAAAAAAATGACGGATTGAGTTAGAGTTTTGTATCCCACTATCCGCTTAGTCTACTCTGTTTTAAGTCTGATTCACCTTAAGTCCGCCAAAAAAATGGGCGTTTTGATCCGTTAATCCGCCAACCTAATTATCAAACActtaaaatatttattttatttgattGAAGGTTAATACTTGAATTAtagtttttaaatatttattGATGGTTCCATTTTATATATCTATTTGTGGATATAtgtaatattttttttaaataaaatttgtTA from Lathyrus oleraceus cultivar Zhongwan6 chromosome 1, CAAS_Psat_ZW6_1.0, whole genome shotgun sequence includes:
- the LOC127115781 gene encoding uncharacterized protein LOC127115781, whose amino-acid sequence is MENSTDKRKRVHNESSDSVDSEAHCVDSVEVKIRKVDTVSDVNVNSSESESQLTRVDSFESCLDSVFDSDVQLHQDDIFHMLDDAENVPEQTERDSVVGLDSVIKSFEEEILTPGFEPDQIGPVQTGSIQMTGLGEMQNDLGYLFEASDDELGLPPTVVSCDEPGRTEPENVDLTGFLGFEDDLTCNDGFGFGAGLLPELEGGNIGAGDFVTGDGLFDFSEPAVDVLWPSESLQAM